In one Ornithinimicrobium pratense genomic region, the following are encoded:
- the trhA gene encoding PAQR family membrane homeostasis protein TrhA, producing the protein MGEETRDTGQLPALSRDGSIHVTDEKVNTVSHLVGSCLAVLGTALLVTQAAVQDDPWKIVSFAIYGLSLIILFVCSTLHHGIDRGARVNDILRTLDYTSVFLLIAGTVTPLVLILARTPFGWAVLGTVWGIATLGIVVRSVWRQLPKYVTNTLYIALGWMPVALVLTELSLPFGGLALLAVGGLVYSVGFVVFVLERPNPWPGVFGFHELWHVLVVLAAGLHFAVMYGYVLPA; encoded by the coding sequence GTGGGTGAGGAGACCAGAGACACGGGACAGTTGCCTGCCCTCAGCCGGGACGGCAGCATCCACGTGACCGATGAGAAGGTCAACACCGTCTCCCACCTCGTCGGTTCCTGCCTGGCCGTGCTGGGCACCGCCCTGCTGGTGACCCAGGCGGCGGTCCAGGACGACCCGTGGAAGATTGTCTCGTTCGCGATCTACGGCCTCTCGCTCATCATCCTCTTCGTCTGCAGCACCCTGCACCACGGGATCGACCGGGGGGCTCGCGTCAACGACATCCTGCGCACCCTGGACTACACCTCGGTCTTCCTACTCATCGCCGGGACCGTCACCCCGCTGGTGCTGATCCTGGCCCGCACCCCGTTCGGGTGGGCGGTCCTGGGCACGGTCTGGGGGATCGCGACGCTCGGCATCGTCGTGCGCTCGGTGTGGCGACAGTTGCCGAAATACGTGACGAACACCCTCTACATCGCCCTGGGCTGGATGCCGGTGGCTCTCGTGCTCACCGAGCTTTCACTACCATTTGGCGGACTGGCCCTGCTGGCCGTGGGCGGCCTGGTCTACAGCGTCGGTTTCGTCGTCTTCGTGCTGGAGCGGCCCAACCCCTGGCCGGGCGTCTTCGGCTTCCACGAGCTGTGGCACGTGCTGGTCGTCCTGGCCGCCGGTCTGCACTTCGCCGTCATGTACGGCTACGTGCTACCGGCTTGA
- a CDS encoding CHRD domain-containing protein codes for MNISRKMLALPAAGAAVMLLSGAPAMAATGSSMADLQPVPLNEAPGSGSAMFEVDGTTLHFTLNYQGLLADAPHAAHIHFGADARQACPTVEDDADGDGFISTSDGAPAYGGIAVSLTTEGDTSPDSGLAIDRFGVGDDVSYSREGIEVDQATADAVMAGGAVVVVHGVDHNGNGEYDEGDRGASDLDPALPGEATDPALCGVVMASQMNDMPAGGVDTGAAALGSQNLLLAATGGVALVGGALILARRRTDSVN; via the coding sequence ATGAATATCTCCCGCAAGATGTTGGCCCTTCCGGCCGCTGGTGCCGCTGTGATGCTCCTGTCCGGGGCGCCCGCGATGGCCGCGACGGGCTCGTCGATGGCTGACCTGCAGCCGGTCCCGCTGAACGAGGCCCCCGGTTCTGGGTCGGCCATGTTCGAGGTCGATGGCACCACGTTGCACTTCACCCTGAACTACCAGGGTCTGCTCGCTGACGCCCCGCACGCTGCGCACATCCACTTCGGTGCGGACGCGCGGCAGGCGTGCCCCACCGTCGAGGATGACGCCGATGGTGATGGTTTCATCAGCACCAGCGACGGGGCCCCGGCCTATGGCGGCATCGCCGTCTCGCTCACCACCGAGGGCGACACCAGCCCCGACTCCGGCCTGGCCATCGACCGGTTCGGCGTTGGCGATGACGTCAGCTACTCCCGCGAAGGCATCGAGGTCGACCAGGCCACCGCTGATGCGGTGATGGCCGGCGGCGCCGTCGTGGTCGTGCACGGTGTGGACCACAACGGCAACGGTGAGTACGACGAGGGCGACCGTGGCGCTTCTGACCTGGACCCCGCGCTGCCCGGTGAGGCCACCGACCCCGCCCTGTGTGGTGTGGTCATGGCCTCGCAGATGAACGACATGCCCGCCGGTGGCGTCGACACCGGTGCGGCTGCCCTCGGCAGCCAGAACCTGCTGCTGGCCGCGACCGGTGGTGTCGCCCTCGTCGGTGGCGCCCTGATCCTGGCCCGTCGCCGCACCGACTCCGTCAACTGA
- a CDS encoding ArsR/SmtB family transcription factor, giving the protein MPEEHPPAQKPGPPHTVALDARSARGLAHPLRLKILGWLRTDGPATATMVGAALGLNTGATSYHLRQLATYGFVVEDPERGTPRERWWRAAHSSHTYGSLEQSEGREAFVRAVAQTATERIQRAAEANATLPEAWRAVSTFSDWVLRLTPREAQQLRRELAEVFDRYRRHDPEDTLAPQGSVPFAALLQLFPHHPERLPDEP; this is encoded by the coding sequence ATGCCCGAGGAACACCCCCCCGCCCAGAAGCCCGGACCGCCGCACACCGTCGCGCTCGACGCGCGTTCCGCCCGTGGCCTGGCGCATCCCCTGCGGTTGAAGATCCTGGGTTGGCTACGCACCGATGGCCCCGCGACCGCGACCATGGTCGGGGCCGCGCTCGGTCTGAACACCGGCGCCACCAGCTACCACCTGCGCCAGCTGGCGACCTACGGCTTCGTGGTCGAGGACCCTGAGCGCGGTACTCCCCGCGAACGCTGGTGGCGCGCGGCGCACTCCTCCCACACCTACGGCAGCCTCGAGCAGAGCGAGGGGCGCGAAGCGTTCGTCCGCGCGGTCGCGCAGACCGCCACCGAGCGCATTCAGCGCGCAGCGGAGGCCAACGCGACCCTGCCTGAGGCGTGGCGGGCGGTCAGCACCTTCAGCGACTGGGTGCTGCGCCTCACGCCGCGGGAGGCGCAGCAGCTCCGACGCGAGCTGGCCGAGGTGTTCGACCGCTACCGCCGGCACGACCCCGAGGACACTCTTGCCCCGCAAGGATCGGTGCCGTTCGCCGCTCTCCTCCAGCTCTTCCCCCACCACCCCGAGCGCCTCCCGGACGAGCCGTGA
- a CDS encoding MFS transporter: protein MTLRMPPETDRVQGRTVLTLMGSQTLGGIGVASGLAVGAIVAADVSGNDALSGLATTTQVLGGALFTIPVVALMARFGRRLGLVTAYLTGGLGALLAITATATGQFWLLLVGTTLFGASTTAGNQARYAATDLSPTERRGRHLSWVVWATTVGSVLGPNLIGPGQRVAAVLGIPPLAGAWVLSMAGFGLAALVLVALLRPDPLLLARRLAADEAAGPDPEPVPDPLGPSDPLGAPDPLGAPDPLGAPDPVSGSPAATARGGSIVEGLRLIRVTPAALWGTVALTVGHVVMVAVMVMTPLHMRHGQAEIEVIGLVISLHILGMYGLSPVVGQLVDRWGATRVVLLGTAILVLSCALAAISTDGHSGTLTAALILLGLGWSCTMVAGSGTIAGAVPVPVRAAVQGAADLVMGLSAAAGGALAGVVMDRFGFDVLAVVSGLTALALSALTVARRRVVSLGG, encoded by the coding sequence GTGACCCTCCGGATGCCGCCCGAAACAGACCGGGTGCAGGGGCGCACCGTGCTCACCCTCATGGGCAGCCAGACCCTCGGCGGCATCGGCGTCGCCAGCGGCCTGGCGGTCGGCGCGATCGTGGCGGCCGACGTCAGCGGCAACGACGCCCTCTCCGGCCTGGCCACCACTACACAGGTCCTGGGCGGTGCGCTGTTCACCATCCCCGTCGTGGCGCTGATGGCCCGGTTCGGTCGACGCCTCGGTCTGGTCACGGCCTACCTCACCGGTGGCCTGGGGGCCCTCCTTGCCATCACGGCCACCGCGACGGGCCAGTTCTGGCTGCTCCTGGTCGGCACGACCCTCTTCGGTGCCTCGACCACGGCCGGCAACCAGGCCCGGTATGCGGCTACCGACCTTTCCCCGACCGAGCGCCGGGGGCGGCACCTGAGCTGGGTGGTGTGGGCCACCACCGTCGGCTCGGTGCTGGGCCCCAACCTCATCGGGCCGGGGCAGCGGGTGGCCGCCGTCCTCGGAATCCCCCCGCTCGCCGGTGCCTGGGTGCTGTCCATGGCCGGTTTCGGGCTCGCCGCGCTGGTGCTCGTGGCGCTGCTGCGCCCCGACCCGCTGCTGCTGGCCCGCAGGCTGGCCGCGGACGAGGCAGCCGGTCCGGACCCAGAGCCCGTTCCCGACCCGCTGGGTCCGTCCGACCCGCTGGGTGCACCCGACCCGCTGGGTGCACCCGACCCGCTGGGTGCACCCGACCCGGTGAGCGGGTCGCCGGCCGCCACTGCCCGCGGAGGCAGCATCGTGGAGGGGCTGCGGCTGATCCGGGTCACGCCTGCGGCCCTGTGGGGCACCGTCGCCCTGACGGTCGGGCATGTGGTCATGGTCGCCGTGATGGTGATGACCCCGCTGCACATGCGGCACGGGCAGGCGGAGATCGAGGTGATTGGCCTGGTGATCAGCCTGCACATCCTCGGCATGTACGGGCTCTCACCCGTCGTCGGTCAGCTCGTCGATCGGTGGGGCGCTACCCGGGTGGTGCTCCTGGGCACGGCCATCCTGGTGCTGTCCTGCGCGCTGGCCGCAATCTCCACCGACGGGCACTCCGGCACGCTGACCGCAGCGCTGATCCTGCTGGGGCTGGGATGGTCCTGCACCATGGTCGCGGGGTCCGGCACCATCGCCGGAGCCGTCCCCGTCCCTGTCCGTGCCGCGGTCCAGGGCGCGGCCGACCTGGTGATGGGGCTGTCGGCCGCTGCCGGAGGGGCACTGGCCGGCGTGGTCATGGACCGGTTCGGCTTCGACGTCCTGGCCGTCGTCTCGGGTCTTACGGCACTCGCCCTGAGCGCCTTGACGGTTGCGCGTCGCCGAGTAGTTAGCCTGGGTGGGTGA
- a CDS encoding DUF1905 domain-containing protein yields the protein MLAFNHGKRVPVIVTIDGGYTYKTTIGVMGGRYLVSFNAETRKQTGRGAGDEVRWTWWLTPSAERPAGRPGCAPDAADPVVAVGPLGGVHA from the coding sequence GTGCTCGCATTCAACCATGGGAAGCGAGTACCCGTCATCGTCACGATCGACGGCGGTTACACGTACAAGACGACCATTGGGGTGATGGGAGGCCGTTACCTCGTCTCGTTCAACGCGGAAACCCGCAAGCAGACGGGGCGCGGCGCGGGCGACGAGGTCAGGTGGACCTGGTGGTTGACCCCGAGCGCTGAAAGGCCAGCTGGGCGGCCTGGCTGCGCACCGGATGCGGCAGACCCGGTCGTGGCGGTCGGCCCGCTCGGCGGTGTACATGCATAG
- a CDS encoding class F sortase, with product MTQDVRPPVAGQSRPGGRRPGLMLHTLIAFSLLISGGAAVAVGLSHQGSTPAPPALSAPTTQPQATTEPPANPATTADPAATADPAPATGPAPTGSATSIPTASASTPATAEPTQEAAPVALPVSVSIPAIDVTSDLLHLGLNPDGTLQVPQGPDFDSAAWYDGSPRPGEVGPAVLEGHVSSIGRGPSIFFNLTQLQVGDTIDVTRQDGTIATFEVYDLAQFPKDSFPTVQVYGPTKGPELRLITCGGTIAQSTGRFADNIIIFARET from the coding sequence ATGACTCAGGACGTCAGGCCGCCGGTGGCGGGCCAGTCCCGTCCCGGCGGCCGGCGTCCCGGTCTGATGCTCCATACGCTCATCGCGTTCTCCCTGCTGATCAGCGGTGGGGCCGCGGTGGCCGTGGGGCTCTCCCACCAGGGCAGCACACCCGCACCACCGGCCCTGTCCGCACCGACGACGCAGCCACAGGCCACTACGGAACCGCCCGCCAACCCGGCAACCACTGCCGACCCGGCAGCGACTGCGGACCCGGCGCCGGCCACAGGCCCCGCGCCAACTGGCTCGGCCACCAGTATCCCGACCGCCTCCGCGTCCACCCCAGCCACGGCTGAACCAACCCAGGAGGCCGCCCCCGTGGCGCTCCCGGTCTCGGTGTCCATCCCCGCCATCGACGTCACCTCCGACCTGCTGCACCTCGGGCTGAACCCCGACGGCACCCTGCAGGTCCCCCAGGGCCCCGACTTCGACAGTGCCGCCTGGTATGACGGCTCCCCGCGTCCCGGTGAGGTCGGCCCGGCAGTGCTAGAGGGACACGTCAGCAGCATCGGGCGTGGTCCCTCGATCTTCTTCAACCTGACCCAGCTCCAGGTCGGGGACACGATCGACGTCACCCGCCAGGACGGCACCATCGCCACCTTCGAGGTGTACGACCTGGCGCAGTTCCCCAAGGACTCCTTCCCCACAGTGCAGGTGTACGGCCCCACCAAAGGCCCCGAACTGCGGCTCATCACCTGCGGCGGCACCATCGCCCAGAGCACAGGCCGCTTCGCCGACAACATCATCATCTTCGCCCGCGAGACCTAG
- a CDS encoding HAD-IA family hydrolase: MDQPTSRDGTTQQLSQYRWLSFDVVGTLIDFEAGIVACLREIASEAGVRLDEERALSCFAAAEDEQQRLAPELPFTQMLTPIYRRIATELGLPNSQGRSVALRQSIPSWPAFPDAVEVLAKLRHRYRLVALTNADNWALEHMAATLGSPFHDSVTAEDVGVNKPDPRVFEYCADRQQAGGYRREAWLHVAQSQFHDIATARRLGVATCWIERRADKGGFGATPTPQEMTVPDYHYATLTDLWAAIEGV; encoded by the coding sequence ATGGATCAGCCGACTTCGCGTGACGGTACGACCCAGCAGCTGTCGCAGTACCGGTGGCTTAGTTTCGACGTCGTGGGCACTCTGATCGACTTCGAGGCCGGGATCGTTGCGTGTCTTCGCGAGATCGCATCTGAGGCCGGCGTCCGCCTCGACGAGGAGCGCGCTTTGTCCTGCTTTGCCGCTGCGGAGGACGAACAGCAACGTCTGGCTCCGGAGCTTCCGTTCACGCAGATGCTGACGCCAATCTATCGGCGCATCGCCACCGAGCTGGGGCTGCCCAACTCCCAGGGGCGCAGTGTGGCATTGCGTCAGTCCATCCCGAGTTGGCCTGCGTTTCCTGATGCCGTGGAGGTGCTGGCCAAACTCAGGCACCGTTACAGGTTGGTGGCGTTGACTAACGCTGACAACTGGGCGCTAGAGCACATGGCTGCAACTCTGGGCAGTCCTTTCCACGACTCTGTGACAGCCGAAGACGTGGGTGTCAACAAGCCTGATCCTCGGGTGTTCGAGTACTGCGCTGACCGGCAGCAGGCAGGCGGCTACCGGCGCGAGGCCTGGCTGCACGTGGCGCAAAGCCAGTTCCACGACATCGCCACGGCAAGACGGTTAGGCGTGGCAACCTGCTGGATCGAGCGCCGAGCAGACAAGGGCGGTTTCGGGGCCACCCCGACGCCGCAAGAGATGACCGTGCCGGACTACCACTACGCCACGCTGACGGACCTGTGGGCCGCCATCGAGGGCGTCTGA
- the mscL gene encoding large conductance mechanosensitive channel protein MscL has product MLKGFKDFIMRGNVIELAVAVVVGTAFANVVEAIVSGVVTPLLNAVGGGGEVEGLIVPLRPGQENTYLDFAAISNALIVFLITSAVVYFVLVAPMNTFQELRKRGVEEPEEVSEEIATLREIRDLLAARRTDGTV; this is encoded by the coding sequence GTGCTCAAGGGCTTCAAGGACTTCATCATGCGCGGCAACGTCATCGAGCTGGCGGTCGCTGTCGTCGTCGGCACCGCCTTCGCCAACGTGGTCGAGGCCATCGTCAGCGGCGTCGTCACCCCGCTGCTCAACGCCGTCGGGGGCGGGGGCGAGGTCGAGGGACTCATCGTCCCGCTGCGCCCGGGGCAGGAGAACACCTACCTGGACTTCGCGGCGATCAGCAACGCGCTCATCGTCTTCCTCATCACGTCGGCGGTCGTGTACTTCGTGCTCGTCGCCCCGATGAACACGTTCCAGGAGCTGCGCAAGCGCGGTGTGGAGGAGCCCGAGGAGGTCTCCGAGGAGATCGCCACCCTGCGCGAGATCCGTGACCTGCTGGCCGCCCGCCGCACCGACGGCACCGTCTAG
- a CDS encoding Txe/YoeB family addiction module toxin, with amino-acid sequence MSRTSWTLVYSRQAQKDAKKLASSGLKKKTQDLLDVLAEDPFATPPRYEKLVGDLAGCYSRRINIQHRLVYEVFPEERIVHVLRMWTHYE; translated from the coding sequence GTGAGCCGTACATCCTGGACCCTGGTCTACTCACGCCAGGCCCAGAAGGACGCCAAGAAGCTGGCGTCGTCAGGCCTGAAGAAGAAGACGCAGGACCTCCTGGACGTCCTGGCGGAGGACCCGTTCGCCACGCCCCCGCGCTACGAGAAGCTCGTCGGTGACCTCGCCGGCTGCTACTCGCGGCGGATCAACATCCAGCACCGACTCGTCTACGAGGTGTTCCCGGAAGAGCGCATCGTCCACGTGCTGCGGATGTGGACTCACTACGAGTAG
- a CDS encoding GNAT family N-acetyltransferase: MGWICGRDLQVPEAAKRLLAEVPEWFGLPEANADYIEAARTKETWTVRDDDGNVIGLTLVDRHFPHVAELHLMVVDRDRHGQGVGTAMVRAVEEDARERGVQLLEVKTLGSSHPDPGYARTRHFYEQAGFLPLEETNLWGEANPCLFMVKPV; the protein is encoded by the coding sequence ATGGGATGGATCTGTGGCCGGGACCTGCAGGTGCCGGAAGCGGCGAAGCGACTTCTGGCGGAGGTGCCTGAGTGGTTCGGTCTCCCGGAAGCGAACGCTGACTACATCGAAGCGGCTCGTACTAAGGAGACCTGGACGGTCCGCGATGACGACGGCAACGTCATCGGGCTCACCTTGGTCGATAGGCACTTCCCGCACGTGGCGGAACTCCACCTCATGGTCGTCGACCGCGACCGTCACGGTCAGGGTGTCGGAACCGCCATGGTCCGGGCCGTCGAGGAAGACGCAAGGGAGCGCGGTGTTCAGTTGCTCGAGGTGAAGACGTTGGGCAGCTCACACCCGGACCCCGGTTACGCGCGCACCCGTCACTTCTACGAGCAGGCTGGGTTCCTCCCGCTCGAGGAGACGAACCTTTGGGGTGAAGCGAATCCGTGCCTCTTCATGGTCAAGCCGGTCTGA
- a CDS encoding MFS transporter translates to MSGVPTDGAASEQDTRQPPGPRRLILVGLLLAQALSLTGTRLSAIALPWLVITTTGSAVLTGVAAFAQMGPYVVAKAACGPLLDRFGPRRVVIVAEVGAGVAVLAVPVLHLHGALSFPLLCVLVALVGVMSGPADGGKNAMVPSVAAGARVPLERVTGLSGTVERLATTVGTGLAGALVAWLGAAPSLFVTVGTFSVAAVVIALSGPRQTPGEAEPYLASLLAGASVIGRDKLLVSIFAMSAVTNLLDAALFSVVLPVWAAQTGAGPAAVGLLAATMSAGAVVASMLAAGIGHRMPRRVTYLLGFLVAGAPRFVVLALDVPLSVSLAVFAVAGLGAGFLNPIIGAVIFERIPDGLVGRVSVLGSSLAWAGIPFGGLIGGALVAGIALSPTLLLLGGAYLVTTTLPALLPTWRELDRRASLPPQA, encoded by the coding sequence GTGAGCGGGGTTCCAACTGACGGTGCGGCCAGCGAACAGGACACGCGGCAGCCTCCGGGGCCCCGGCGCCTCATCCTGGTGGGCCTGCTCCTTGCCCAAGCTCTGTCACTGACCGGCACACGGCTCTCGGCGATCGCCCTGCCCTGGTTGGTCATCACCACGACCGGCAGCGCCGTGCTGACCGGGGTGGCCGCCTTTGCGCAGATGGGTCCCTACGTCGTGGCCAAGGCCGCCTGCGGGCCACTCCTGGACCGGTTCGGCCCCCGGCGGGTCGTGATCGTGGCGGAGGTGGGGGCGGGGGTTGCCGTGCTCGCGGTGCCGGTCCTGCACTTGCACGGCGCCCTGAGTTTCCCTCTTCTCTGCGTGCTCGTGGCGCTGGTCGGGGTGATGAGCGGACCCGCCGACGGGGGCAAGAACGCCATGGTCCCTTCAGTCGCAGCCGGTGCCCGCGTCCCCCTGGAGCGGGTCACTGGGCTCTCGGGCACCGTCGAGCGACTGGCGACCACAGTCGGCACCGGCCTGGCCGGGGCGCTGGTCGCCTGGCTGGGCGCCGCCCCCTCTCTCTTCGTGACGGTGGGCACCTTCTCGGTGGCGGCGGTGGTGATCGCCCTCAGCGGCCCGCGGCAGACACCCGGCGAGGCCGAGCCCTACCTGGCCTCCCTTCTGGCAGGAGCCAGTGTCATCGGCAGGGACAAACTGTTGGTGTCGATCTTCGCCATGTCGGCGGTGACCAACCTGCTGGACGCCGCGCTCTTCTCCGTCGTACTGCCCGTGTGGGCCGCCCAGACCGGTGCCGGGCCCGCCGCCGTCGGCCTGCTTGCGGCGACGATGAGCGCCGGAGCAGTCGTGGCCTCCATGCTGGCGGCGGGAATCGGCCACCGGATGCCGCGTCGGGTGACCTACCTCCTCGGCTTCCTCGTGGCCGGGGCACCCCGCTTCGTCGTGCTCGCGCTGGACGTGCCGCTCAGCGTCTCGCTCGCGGTCTTCGCGGTGGCAGGCCTGGGCGCCGGCTTCCTCAACCCCATCATCGGCGCCGTCATCTTCGAGCGGATCCCCGACGGGCTCGTCGGCCGGGTCAGCGTGCTCGGCTCATCGCTGGCCTGGGCCGGCATCCCGTTCGGCGGCCTGATCGGCGGAGCACTGGTCGCCGGGATCGCACTTTCCCCCACCCTGCTGCTTCTCGGCGGTGCCTACCTCGTCACGACCACCCTGCCCGCCCTACTACCCACGTGGCGGGAACTGGACCGCAGGGCATCGCTACCGCCTCAGGCCTGA
- a CDS encoding type II toxin-antitoxin system Phd/YefM family antitoxin, translating to MTAVSATTARANLYRLIDQVNQESEPLTITGQRGNAVLIGEDDWRAIQETLFLESVPGLPESIRRARAEGVEAGSTELDW from the coding sequence ATGACCGCTGTGAGCGCGACGACGGCCCGGGCGAATCTGTACCGGCTGATCGACCAGGTGAACCAGGAGTCTGAGCCGCTGACCATCACTGGTCAGCGGGGCAACGCAGTGCTGATCGGCGAGGACGACTGGCGAGCGATCCAGGAGACCCTGTTCCTGGAGTCGGTCCCTGGCCTGCCCGAGTCGATCCGTCGAGCCCGCGCTGAGGGTGTGGAGGCTGGGTCGACCGAGCTCGACTGGTGA
- a CDS encoding SAF domain-containing protein — MLAAALAALTAGGTAYLALNRAADDAVPALVAVRALPVGHLLGDGDVQVRGLPAPAVPVGALTQVETAVDRTVVAPLAEGEVLTTLDVRTAALLTGLVEGTVAVFLPLSEPAVAASVQAADLVDVHSPVDGSVVVPRALVLRSGGGEQPGLWLGVDRTGAQALAAARGADPAGAALQVALHPQP; from the coding sequence GTGCTCGCTGCCGCCCTGGCTGCGCTCACGGCGGGCGGGACGGCCTACCTCGCGCTGAACCGCGCGGCCGACGACGCGGTGCCGGCCCTGGTCGCTGTCCGAGCGCTCCCGGTGGGCCATCTGCTGGGCGACGGCGACGTGCAGGTGCGGGGCCTGCCTGCCCCCGCCGTGCCGGTCGGCGCCCTGACGCAGGTGGAGACGGCGGTGGACCGGACCGTAGTGGCTCCGCTCGCCGAGGGTGAGGTGCTCACCACGCTGGACGTGCGGACGGCAGCTCTGCTCACCGGCTTGGTCGAGGGGACGGTCGCTGTCTTCCTGCCCCTGTCCGAGCCAGCCGTGGCGGCATCGGTGCAGGCCGCGGATCTGGTGGACGTGCATTCCCCGGTCGACGGCTCGGTGGTCGTGCCACGGGCTCTGGTCCTGCGCTCCGGCGGCGGCGAGCAACCAGGGCTCTGGCTGGGGGTGGACCGGACCGGGGCGCAGGCGTTGGCCGCCGCCCGGGGAGCGGACCCCGCCGGGGCGGCGCTGCAGGTGGCGCTGCACCCGCAACCCTGA
- a CDS encoding IS3 family transposase (programmed frameshift), whose amino-acid sequence MTKPYPQEFRDDVVRVARNREPGVGLDQIAKDFGIHFTTLYSWMKKAEEEDGERPGGAAVASAELREAKRRIRLLEQENEVLRRAAAYLSQANLPKMMYPLVRELAGDGIPVTVTCRVLNLARQPYYRWLTNPVTDTELAAAYRANALFDAHVDDPEFGYRYLADEARDAGQGMCARTAWRLCSANGWWSAFGKKRGKNGKKPGPPVHEDLVQRDFTAEAPNQLWLADITEHRTGEGKLYLCAIKDAYSNRIVGYSIDSRMKSRIAVAALNSAVARRGEVVGCVVHTDRGSQFRSRKFVRALNGHGMVGSMGKVGAAGDNAAMESFFALLQKNVLDRRTWTTRQELRIAIVTWLERTYHRRRRQDALGRLTPIEYETIMTTPATLAA is encoded by the exons GTGACCAAGCCCTATCCCCAGGAGTTCCGCGACGACGTGGTCCGGGTCGCTCGAAACCGTGAGCCGGGTGTCGGACTGGACCAGATCGCCAAGGACTTCGGGATCCACTTCACCACGCTGTATTCGTGGATGAAGAAGGCCGAGGAGGAGGATGGTGAACGGCCCGGTGGTGCCGCGGTTGCCTCGGCCGAGCTACGCGAGGCCAAGAGGCGGATCCGGTTGTTGGAGCAGGAGAACGAGGTTCTGCGCCGTGCGGCGGCCTACCTGTCCCAGGCCAACCTGCCG AAAATGATGTACCCGCTCGTCCGTGAGCTCGCCGGTGACGGGATCCCCGTCACGGTGACGTGCCGGGTGCTCAACCTCGCTCGCCAGCCCTACTACCGGTGGCTGACCAACCCGGTCACCGACACCGAGCTGGCGGCCGCCTACCGCGCCAACGCCCTGTTCGACGCCCACGTCGACGATCCCGAGTTCGGGTACCGGTACCTGGCCGACGAGGCCCGCGACGCCGGCCAGGGCATGTGCGCGCGGACCGCGTGGCGGCTGTGCTCAGCCAACGGCTGGTGGAGCGCGTTCGGGAAGAAGCGCGGCAAGAACGGTAAGAAGCCCGGGCCACCGGTCCACGAGGACCTGGTGCAGCGCGACTTCACCGCCGAGGCCCCCAACCAGCTGTGGCTGGCCGACATCACCGAGCACCGCACAGGCGAGGGCAAGCTCTACCTGTGCGCCATCAAGGACGCCTACTCCAACCGGATCGTGGGCTACTCCATCGACTCCCGGATGAAATCCAGGATCGCTGTTGCCGCGCTCAACAGCGCCGTCGCACGGCGTGGTGAGGTGGTCGGCTGCGTGGTTCACACCGATCGAGGGTCGCAATTTCGTAGCCGGAAGTTCGTGCGTGCGCTGAACGGTCACGGCATGGTCGGATCCATGGGCAAGGTCGGTGCGGCCGGTGACAACGCGGCCATGGAGTCCTTCTTCGCCCTGCTGCAGAAGAACGTTCTGGATCGCCGCACCTGGACCACTCGCCAGGAGCTACGGATCGCGATCGTCACCTGGCTCGAGCGCACCTACCACCGCCGCCGACGCCAGGACGCTCTGGGCCGGTTGACCCCCATCGAGTACGAGACCATCATGACCACACCAGCCACCCTGGCTGCGTGA
- a CDS encoding DUF6308 family protein, producing the protein MSATVTLTASMQRDKFEEAVRVLRAYYAPLRDGFGFTGGAWDTFDPSGTRALSTNTFTADDLAACALLATPIHGRATLELLQRQRPKFEKLLEEVGPDRDFVTVKSADGEDFRAVRHTYAALRNVPGIGETRATKLLARKRPRLVPIVDSVIRQSAFNNATRHWSPLHEALVADGNALWKRLVHLRDQAGLGPEVSVLRVFDVLAWMDGSGNSELVLREMPIGVQTEEGKPGDDD; encoded by the coding sequence TTGTCCGCCACGGTGACCCTGACGGCCAGCATGCAAAGAGACAAATTTGAGGAGGCTGTCCGCGTCCTACGCGCCTATTACGCGCCGTTGCGCGACGGCTTCGGGTTCACAGGCGGTGCTTGGGACACTTTCGACCCCAGCGGCACCCGGGCCCTGAGCACCAACACCTTCACCGCTGACGACCTCGCCGCCTGCGCACTCTTGGCCACTCCTATCCACGGCCGGGCAACGCTAGAACTCCTTCAACGGCAACGGCCGAAGTTTGAGAAGCTCCTCGAAGAAGTCGGTCCAGATCGCGACTTCGTCACAGTGAAGTCCGCTGACGGAGAAGACTTCCGTGCCGTTCGCCACACTTACGCGGCGCTGCGGAACGTCCCCGGCATCGGGGAGACGCGCGCCACGAAGCTGCTCGCGCGCAAACGTCCCCGGCTGGTCCCCATCGTGGACAGCGTGATCAGGCAAAGCGCATTCAACAACGCCACCCGGCACTGGTCTCCCCTGCACGAGGCACTCGTTGCCGACGGCAACGCGCTTTGGAAAAGGCTCGTGCACCTACGCGATCAGGCAGGGCTTGGACCCGAAGTCTCCGTCCTTCGCGTATTTGACGTCCTGGCTTGGATGGACGGGTCTGGGAACAGCGAACTGGTGCTTCGGGAAATGCCGATTGGCGTGCAGACAGAAGAAGGGAAGCCCGGAGACGACGACTGA